A section of the Festucalex cinctus isolate MCC-2025b chromosome 9, RoL_Fcin_1.0, whole genome shotgun sequence genome encodes:
- the gria2b gene encoding glutamate receptor 2b isoform X3, whose protein sequence is MRTAAAMQQIVHFSVSFLLVLWGCAHGGSPSVQIGGLFPRGADQEYSAFRIGMVQFGTAEFRLTPHIDNLEVANSFAVTNCFCSQFSRGVYAIFGFYDKKSVNTITSFCGTLHVSFITPSFPLDGNQQFIIQMRPDIKGPLLSLIEYYKWDKFAYLYDSDRGLTTLQVVLDTAAERKWQVTAINVGNLKDERKDEAYRSLFQDLENKKERRVILDCEQDKVKDIMDQVITIGRHVKGYHYIIANLGFVDGDLSKIQYGGANVSGFQIVDFDDALVSKFDQRWEALEEKEYPGADSKIRYTSALTYDAVQVMTEAFRYLHKQRIDFTRRANTGDCLANPAVPWAQGVEIERALKQVRVEGLTGNIQFDQHGKRVNYSVNIMELKNNGPVKIGYWNEVDKMAVTKSDVFANDSTGMENKTVIVTTILEAPYVMLKKNADLFEDNDRYEGYCVDLAAEIAKHCGFKYQLKIVGDGRYGARDAETKIWNGMVGELVYGKADIAVAPLTITLVREEVIDFSKPFMSLGISIMIKKPQKSKPGVFSFLDPLAYEIWMCIVFAYIGVSVVLFLVSRFSPYEWHTEEYEDGQIQTNESTNEFGIFNSLWFSLGAFMRQGCDISPRSLSGRIVGGVWWFFTLIIISSYTANLAAFLTVERMVSPIESAEDLAKQTEIAYGTLDSGSTKEFFRRSKIALFDKMWTYMRSAEPSVFVKKTAEGVLRVRKSKGKYAYLLESTMNEYIEQRKPCDTMKVGGNLDSKGYGIATPKGSSLRNAVNLAVLKLNEQGLLDKLKNKWWYDKGECGSGGGDSKEKTSALSLSNVAGVFYILVGGLGLAMLVALIEFCYKSRAEAKRMKVAKNAQTINPTSSQNSQNFATYKEGYNVYGIESVKI, encoded by the exons ATGCGGACCGCCGCGGCCATGCAGCAGATTGTGCATTTCTCCGTGTCCTTCCTCCTCGTATTGTGGGGGTGCGCGCACGGAGGCTCGCCCAGCGTCCAAATCG GGGGGCTCTTTCCGAGGGGCGCGGATCAAGAGTACAGCGCCTTCCGGATAGGCATGGTCCAGTTCGGTACGGCCGAGTTCCGGCTGACGCCTCACATCGACAACCTGGAGGTGGCCAACAGCTTCGCCGTCACCAATTGCT TCTGCTCGCAGTTCTCCAGGGGCGTCTACGCCATTTTCGGCTTCTACGACAAGAAGTCGGTCAACACCATCACGTCCTTCTGCGGCACGCTGCACGTGTCCTTCATCACGCCTAGCTTCCCGCTGGATGGCAACCAGCAGTTCATCATCCAGATGAGGCCCGACATCAAGGGGCCGCTGCTCAGCCTCATCGAGTACTACAAGTGGGACAAGTTCGCCTACCTGTACGACAGCGATCGAG GCCTGACGACGCTTCAGGTGGTCCTGGACACGGCGGCCGAGAGGAAGTGGCAAGTGACGGCCATCAACGTGGGCAACCTGAAAGACGAGCGCAAGGACGAAGCGTACCGCTCGCTTTTCCAGGACCTGGAGAACAAGAAGGAGCGCAGGGTGATCCTGGACTGTGAACAGGACAAAGTCAAAGACATCATGGaccag GTCATCACCATTGGCAGACATGTAAAAGGCTACCATTACATCATAGCCAATCTG GGTTTCGTCGACGGCGACTTATCCAAAATCCAGTACGGCGGCGCCAACGTGTCGGGCTTCCAGATCGTGGATTTTGACGACGCGCTGGTGTCCAAGTTTGACCAGAGGTGGGAAGCCCTGGAGGAGAAAGAGTATCCGGGAGCAGACAGTAAGATCAGG TACACGTCGGCGTTGACGTACGACGCGGTGCAGGTGATGACGGAGGCCTTCCGCTATCTGCACAAGCAACGCATCGACTTCACCCGGCGGGCCAACACCGGCGACTGCCTGGCCAACCCCGCCGTTCCCTGGGCGCAGGGAGTGGAGATCGAGCGAGCGCTGAAGCAG GTGCGTGTGGAGGGCCTAACGGGCAACATCCAGTTCGACCAACACGGCAAACGGGTCAACTACTCAGTCAACATCATGGAACTGAAGAACAACGGCCCCGTAAAG ATTGGCTACTGGAACGAGgttgacaaaatggccgtcacCAAATCCGACGTCTTTGCCAACGACTCGACggggatggaaaacaaaacggTCATTGTCACCACCATCTTG GAAGCCCCGTACGTCATGCTGAAAAAGAACGCCGACCTCTTTGAGGACAACGACCGCTACGAGGGCTACTGCGTGGATCTGGCCGCCGAGATCGCCAAACACTGCGGCTTCAAATACCAGCTGAAAATCGTCGGCGACGGCAGGTACGGAGCCAGGGATGCCGAGACCAAAATCTGGAACGGGATGGTCGGCGAGTTAGTGTACGGG AAAGCCGACATCGCCGTGGCTCCGCTGACCATCACCCTGGTCCGAGAGGAGGTGATCGACTTCTCCAAGCCCTTCATGTCACTGGGCATCTCCATCATGATCAAAAAGCCGCAGAAGTCCAAGCCGGGCGTCTTCTCCTTCCTGGACCCGCTGGCCTACGAGATCTGGATGTGCATCGTGTTCGCCTACATCGGCGTCAGCGTGGTGCTCTTCCTAGTTAGCCGCTTCAGCCCGTACGAGTGGCACACCGAGGAGTACGAGGACGGGCAGATCCAGACCAACGAGTCCACCAACGAGTTTGGCATATTTAACAGTCTCTGGTTCTCTCTGGGGGCTTTCATGCGACAAGGCTGCGACATCTCGCCCAG GTCCCTGTCCGGGCGCATCGTGGGCGGCGTGTGGTGGTTCTTCACGCTCATCATCATCTCCTCCTACACGGCCAACCTGGCTGCTTTCCTGACTGTGGAGCGGATGGTGTCGCCCATCGAGAGCGCCGAGGACCTGGCCAAGCAGACGGAAATTGCGTACGGCACGCTAGACTCAGGCTCCACCAAAGAGTTCTTTAGG CGTTCCAAAATTGCCCTCTTTGACAAAATGTGGACGTACATGCGCAGCGCGGAGCCCTCGGTGTTTGTGAAAAAAACAGCCGAGGGTGTCCTGAGGGTGCGCAAATCCAAGGGCAAGTACGCCTACTTGCTGGAGTCCACCATGAACGAGTACATTGAGCAGCGCAAGCCGTGCGACACCATGAAAGTGGGAGGCAACCTGGACTCCAAAGGCTACGGGATCGCCACGCCCAAAGGATCCTCATTAAG AAATGCGGTTAACCTCGCAGTACTAAAACTGAATGAGCAAGGCCTGTTGgacaaattgaaaaacaaatggTGGTACGACAAAGGAGAGTGCGGCAGCGGGGGAGGTGATTCCAAG
- the gria2b gene encoding glutamate receptor 2b isoform X4, whose amino-acid sequence MRTAAAMQQIVHFSVSFLLVLWGCAHGGSPSVQIGGLFPRGADQEYSAFRIGMVQFGTAEFRLTPHIDNLEVANSFAVTNCFCSQFSRGVYAIFGFYDKKSVNTITSFCGTLHVSFITPSFPLDGNQQFIIQMRPDIKGPLLSLIEYYKWDKFAYLYDSDRGLTTLQVVLDTAAERKWQVTAINVGNLKDERKDEAYRSLFQDLENKKERRVILDCEQDKVKDIMDQVITIGRHVKGYHYIIANLGFVDGDLSKIQYGGANVSGFQIVDFDDALVSKFDQRWEALEEKEYPGADSKIRYTSALTYDAVQVMTEAFRYLHKQRIDFTRRANTGDCLANPAVPWAQGVEIERALKQVRVEGLTGNIQFDQHGKRVNYSVNIMELKNNGPVKIGYWNEVDKMAVTKSDVFANDSTGMENKTVIVTTILEAPYVMLKKNADLFEDNDRYEGYCVDLAAEIAKHCGFKYQLKIVGDGRYGARDAETKIWNGMVGELVYGKADIAVAPLTITLVREEVIDFSKPFMSLGISIMIKKPQKSKPGVFSFLDPLAYEIWMCIVFAYIGVSVVLFLVSRFSPYEWHTEEYEDGQIQTNESTNEFGIFNSLWFSLGAFMRQGCDISPRSLSGRIVGGVWWFFTLIIISSYTANLAAFLTVERMVSPIESAEDLAKQTEIAYGTLDSGSTKEFFRRSKIALFDKMWTYMRSAEPSVFVKKTAEGVLRVRKSKGKYAYLLESTMNEYIEQRKPCDTMKVGGNLDSKGYGIATPKGSSLRTPVNLAVLKLSEQGVLDKLKNKWWYDKGECGAKDSGSKEKTSALSLSNVAGVFYILVGGLGLAMLVALIEFCYKSRAEAKRMKVAKNAQTINPTSSQNSQNFATYKEGYNVYGIESVKI is encoded by the exons ATGCGGACCGCCGCGGCCATGCAGCAGATTGTGCATTTCTCCGTGTCCTTCCTCCTCGTATTGTGGGGGTGCGCGCACGGAGGCTCGCCCAGCGTCCAAATCG GGGGGCTCTTTCCGAGGGGCGCGGATCAAGAGTACAGCGCCTTCCGGATAGGCATGGTCCAGTTCGGTACGGCCGAGTTCCGGCTGACGCCTCACATCGACAACCTGGAGGTGGCCAACAGCTTCGCCGTCACCAATTGCT TCTGCTCGCAGTTCTCCAGGGGCGTCTACGCCATTTTCGGCTTCTACGACAAGAAGTCGGTCAACACCATCACGTCCTTCTGCGGCACGCTGCACGTGTCCTTCATCACGCCTAGCTTCCCGCTGGATGGCAACCAGCAGTTCATCATCCAGATGAGGCCCGACATCAAGGGGCCGCTGCTCAGCCTCATCGAGTACTACAAGTGGGACAAGTTCGCCTACCTGTACGACAGCGATCGAG GCCTGACGACGCTTCAGGTGGTCCTGGACACGGCGGCCGAGAGGAAGTGGCAAGTGACGGCCATCAACGTGGGCAACCTGAAAGACGAGCGCAAGGACGAAGCGTACCGCTCGCTTTTCCAGGACCTGGAGAACAAGAAGGAGCGCAGGGTGATCCTGGACTGTGAACAGGACAAAGTCAAAGACATCATGGaccag GTCATCACCATTGGCAGACATGTAAAAGGCTACCATTACATCATAGCCAATCTG GGTTTCGTCGACGGCGACTTATCCAAAATCCAGTACGGCGGCGCCAACGTGTCGGGCTTCCAGATCGTGGATTTTGACGACGCGCTGGTGTCCAAGTTTGACCAGAGGTGGGAAGCCCTGGAGGAGAAAGAGTATCCGGGAGCAGACAGTAAGATCAGG TACACGTCGGCGTTGACGTACGACGCGGTGCAGGTGATGACGGAGGCCTTCCGCTATCTGCACAAGCAACGCATCGACTTCACCCGGCGGGCCAACACCGGCGACTGCCTGGCCAACCCCGCCGTTCCCTGGGCGCAGGGAGTGGAGATCGAGCGAGCGCTGAAGCAG GTGCGTGTGGAGGGCCTAACGGGCAACATCCAGTTCGACCAACACGGCAAACGGGTCAACTACTCAGTCAACATCATGGAACTGAAGAACAACGGCCCCGTAAAG ATTGGCTACTGGAACGAGgttgacaaaatggccgtcacCAAATCCGACGTCTTTGCCAACGACTCGACggggatggaaaacaaaacggTCATTGTCACCACCATCTTG GAAGCCCCGTACGTCATGCTGAAAAAGAACGCCGACCTCTTTGAGGACAACGACCGCTACGAGGGCTACTGCGTGGATCTGGCCGCCGAGATCGCCAAACACTGCGGCTTCAAATACCAGCTGAAAATCGTCGGCGACGGCAGGTACGGAGCCAGGGATGCCGAGACCAAAATCTGGAACGGGATGGTCGGCGAGTTAGTGTACGGG AAAGCCGACATCGCCGTGGCTCCGCTGACCATCACCCTGGTCCGAGAGGAGGTGATCGACTTCTCCAAGCCCTTCATGTCACTGGGCATCTCCATCATGATCAAAAAGCCGCAGAAGTCCAAGCCGGGCGTCTTCTCCTTCCTGGACCCGCTGGCCTACGAGATCTGGATGTGCATCGTGTTCGCCTACATCGGCGTCAGCGTGGTGCTCTTCCTAGTTAGCCGCTTCAGCCCGTACGAGTGGCACACCGAGGAGTACGAGGACGGGCAGATCCAGACCAACGAGTCCACCAACGAGTTTGGCATATTTAACAGTCTCTGGTTCTCTCTGGGGGCTTTCATGCGACAAGGCTGCGACATCTCGCCCAG GTCCCTGTCCGGGCGCATCGTGGGCGGCGTGTGGTGGTTCTTCACGCTCATCATCATCTCCTCCTACACGGCCAACCTGGCTGCTTTCCTGACTGTGGAGCGGATGGTGTCGCCCATCGAGAGCGCCGAGGACCTGGCCAAGCAGACGGAAATTGCGTACGGCACGCTAGACTCAGGCTCCACCAAAGAGTTCTTTAGG CGTTCCAAAATTGCCCTCTTTGACAAAATGTGGACGTACATGCGCAGCGCGGAGCCCTCGGTGTTTGTGAAAAAAACAGCCGAGGGTGTCCTGAGGGTGCGCAAATCCAAGGGCAAGTACGCCTACTTGCTGGAGTCCACCATGAACGAGTACATTGAGCAGCGCAAGCCGTGCGACACCATGAAAGTGGGAGGCAACCTGGACTCCAAAGGCTACGGGATCGCCACGCCCAAAGGATCCTCATTAAG AACGCCAGTAAACCTTGCGGTATTGAAACTCAGTGAGCAAGGCGTCTTAGACAAGCTGAAAAACAAATGGTGGTACGATAAGGGTGAATGTGGAGCCAAGGACTCTGGAAGTAAG